The Ascidiaceihabitans donghaensis genome includes the window GTGCGGCACGTCTTGAAGCGCTGGTTTTGCGGTATCGTGGTGCGCTTGATGACGGGCAAAGCCTGTGTCTTTGCGTGTCTTTTTCCACAAGCATCCAAAGCCTGTCTGCCGAAACGATAGCGGAAATGAACCGCTTTAGATCGATGATGATTGATTGGCTGGCCAAGACATTTGCGCAAGGCAAGGACGACGGAACCATAAAAGACGTTGCGGATCCAATGGCCGAAGCGGCCGCCACCCTTCCTTTGTTAGAAGGCGCACAACTTGCGGCCCGCGTGGCGCAAAATACCGAGCGCTTCGACACTGCAATGCATGTGTTGTCTACACGTTTATACACGTAGGTCGGAATACGTCTTTGTCCGCACATTGCCCCCCAAGGCGTTTAGACCTGCTTGAACGACAAAAGATCATCTTGCAGCCTTTTCACGAATATCTGTAGCAAGGTCTCTGCCATTTCCGCATCTTCCGTCACAGCAAGGCGGGTTAACGAACCTGTCAGATGCGCATTTAGAAAAAGAACAACCTTAAGGCGCTTATGGTCTTGCTGTGAAACAAAGGGCTTCATGTGTTCAAACATCATCGCCCCGTTTGTGCGGCTGTCCTCTTGGTCCAGAGCTTGAAGTTTTTTGTCGCCCTGCGTTGAACCCAGAATATCGCGCATCACGGGTTCGTCTTTCAAAAATTGATAGTAACCGCGCACCATCTGGTCAATGCGGCCGGATGCGTCATCAAGGCTTTGGATGCCCTCCATTTGCGCCTGCAATGCCGTGTGCATCTGCTGCATGATATCTGTGACCAGTGTGTATATGACCGCACTTTTATTGGGGAAAAACTGGTAAACGGTCCCGATAGGAACACCGGCGCGGTGTGCGAGGACGCTCATTTTCATCCCGTCGCTGCCAATTTCGGAAATGATATCGCGTGCCGCATCCAAGATCGCTTCGACCCGCGCTTTGCTGCGGGCTTGCACGGGGCGCTTGCGCACTTCGATAGGGGTATCCGACATGGCGGTTTTTCCAAACTTCACAAAATATGTTGATTTTTAAAATATGAGCATCTATCACATTAGTCAAATATGACACTTACTCACATTGAGGGGGATGAGATGACAAACGTGGTAAACAACAGAGCCTGTATTGTCGGTGCTGGGCCAGGGGGGCTGGCATTGGCGCGGGCTTTCAAAAACCTCGGTATCGCTTTCGATGTGTTCGAGCGGCACAGCGAAGTGGGCGGTGTTTGGGATCTCGAAAACCCCGGCACGCCGATGTACGATTCTGCGCATTTCATCTCGTCCAAGACGCATTCGTATTTTTCAGACTTTCCGATGCCGGATCACTACCCGGACTATCCGTCGAACCGTCAGATTTTTGACTATATGAAGAATTTTGCCAGACATTATAACCTGTACGATCACATCACTTTCAACACCGAAGTCACGCAGACCACGTTTGCAAACGAGATGTGGAATGTGACGCTGGCGCACGGCGAGACGCGGCAGTATCGCTGGATGGTTTGTGTCTCAGGCACGACATGGCACCCCAAAATGCCTGCATGGGCATCACAAACAGATGCGTTTGACGGCGAAGTGCGCCACGCCAACAGCTTCCGGCACATGGATGAATTCCGTGGCAAAAGGGTGCTGGTTGTCGGTGCGGGTAATTCCGGTTGTGACATTGCATGTGACGCGGCTGTGGCGGGCGATGCGGCCTTCATCAGTGTGCGGCGCGGCTACCATTTTGTACCCAAACATATCATGGGCAAGCCTGCGGATGTTTTTGGCGATGAAGGCCCGCATATGCCGATGTGGCTGGCACAACGTGTTTTTGGCGGTTTGTTGCGGTTTCTAAACGGGGACATTCGTCGGTTTGGCCTACCCAAGCCGGACCACAAGATTTTTGAAAGCCATCCAATCGTAAATTCACAAGTGCTGCATTATCTCGGCCATGGTGATCTGCTGGCCAAAGGGGATGTGGAACGGCTGGATGGCAAAGAAGTGGTGTTCAAAGATGGCAGTCGCGAAGCGGTCGATATCGTGCTGTGTGCGACCGGATATGAATGGAAAGTACCCTATGTGGACCCCGCCGCCTTTAGTTGGAAGGGCGACCGCCCTGACAACTATCTGCACATGTTCAGCCGCGCGAACAAACAGCTTTTCGGGCTTGGCTTTACCGAAACGAATGGTGGAATTTACAAGCTGTTTGACGGGATGGCAGACCTTATCGCGCGTAACATTCGCGCCCAGCGGGACACCCCATCAGAGTGGCAAAAGCTAAGTGCTCGTATTCAGGACCACACACCCGACCTGACGGGTGGTGTGAAATACGTCGAAAGCGACCGCCATGCGACTTATGCCAACATCGACGCCCTGAAGCGCGAATACAAAAGCCTGCGCAAGCACATGGGCTGGCAAGATCCGCAAGACGGATATTTCAACTCACCCGCAACCCGTGCCGCAGCTTCGGTTCTGGAGGCCGCAGAATGAAAACTGTTTTGATCACAGGGGCTGCCGGGGGCGTCGGTCTTGCGCTGGCCAAGTCTTTTGCCAGCCAAGGTCACGCGCTTGTGCTGACTGACCGCAACGCCGCTGCACTTGCCGCAACTGCTGCAAAAGTTGGCAGCAAAACAGAGCAAATCATCGCGGACTTGCGCGATGCATCCGATTTGCAACGCCTTGGTGCGCGCATTGAAAGCCCTGAAGCGCCGATTGATATTCTGGTCAATAATGCAGGTATCATCGTGCCGGGGCCGGTTGGAACGTTGGACGCTGATCTGATGCGTGCGCACATTGACGTCAACATGACCGCACCCATGCTGCTCAGTGCGGCCGCGGCCCGCGCGATGAAGCAGCGGCGTTCGGGTTATATCTTTTCCATCATGTCGATGGCGGCGATGGGCCCTATGAAAGACAGCGCAGCTTATTCAGCGTCAAAATTCGGGCTGCGTGGGTTCATGGCGTCATTGTCCCTGGAATTGCATCCTTATGGCGTTGGTGTCGGCGGTGTTTTTCCAAGTGCCATTGATACCCCGATGCTGGCGGCCGAAATGGCAAGCCCTGACGGTTCACCTTTGAATTTTGTCGGCAATGCCAAACCCATGCCCCCGCACGATGTCGCCGCCGCTGTGATGAAGGCGATGGAAAAAGGCAGACTGGAGACGTGTTTGCCTGCCAGCGACGGGTTCTTTGGCGGGGTGCTTATGTTGTTTCCCAGCCTGTTGCGCCCAGTGTTGTCATATCTTGAGAAAGGCGGGCAGAAGAAAAAGCAGGCATATTTGCAAGGGCTTCAAACCAAGTAATTGAATTTTTTGCTGAACGATGCCCCCTGTGCGCCGTTACCGACACAGGGGGAAGATTGCAGCGATCGGTGATGCATGACCCGTGCAGGTCGCCGGAAAAAAACTGCAAGAAGTGTTGGCTTGATAGGGCCTGTGACCCTAGCCAAACACCCCGTCTTCTACAGTCACAGTGTTGATGATGTTTCCGCTCGCGTCATAGGTGTAGGTCTTTGAATAGTAGTCTTTTGTTTCTGACCCGTCGATAAAGACCCGTGTTTGCAAGATGCCGCCCGTGGCGTAGGTTGAACTGGTAACGTCGCCGCTGTCTTTCACCTGATACACGGATGCAAGATCGCCCGCTTCATCGTAAATGCGTTCCAATGTGTCCCAGCTTTTGGTGTTTGCACCGTCGTCCATGAATATCCGACGCAAAGAGCCGTCCTCATAGTATTCGCGCGTTCTGTCAAAGCCGTTGTCAAAGACGAAATGGTCCCCGATAAATGTGCCTTCTGCGTTGAATGTCTTTTCACGCAAGTCCCAAGACCGGGTATTTGATCCATCCGAAAGCCCAACAGTACGGGCGCCGGATTCCGCATCGTATTGGGTAATTTTGGCATCGCCTGTGTCGTAGGTTATGGTTCTTTGCGTTGCACTACCGCCTTCGTATTCAGTGACAATGCTTTCCCAGACTTGCCCCAGCCCTTCGTCGGATTCGTCAAAATATGATACTTGATCCACGATGCCTGCGTTATCATATTGCGTGCGCACCAGACGGTCGTCGTTGAACAGGATAACGTCCGCTGCAAGGTCGCCTTCCGCGTTATATTCCTTGGCACGGGCTGCCACATTGGCGGATGGGTTTGTTGTATATGTTGCCTCGACTGTGCCGCCGTTGTCCAACGCCCGAAACAACGTCAATGGTGCTCCGCTGGCGTTCGTGACAATGGTCTGGAGGATGTATTCTTCTTCGTTTTCATAGTCATAGGTTGTGGTGGTGGTGGCCCCCGTCTGGAACAGCGTTGTTTCGCTATGCGCTTGCCCGTCTGTGCCATAGACGTAGGTGGTGTTGGCCAACCCGTTGATAAAATCCTCGCCCAAAGCGAATTCCGTAACCACCGAAGTGCCTTCAGTGGACGTCACCTGAAATAGCACTTCGAGGAATTCGTTGAGGTACTCTGTCACAGCGGGGTCGTTCGCATTTGGTCGCGACGACACATATGCGATGTCACCACTGCCCGTGATGTTGTGTATCAGCTCTGCCTCATAGGTTTCGCCTTGGGCGGACACGCTGTAGGTGATGGTGTCTTGCAATCCAAGATCGAGGTTGAAAAACGAATGTCCCTCAATCCATGCAAAGGGGGTGAACATATACGTTCCGTCACCAGAGATGTTGTAGGTCCCAAACGTGCTGCTCACGGATGTCGGACCTTCGCCCGCGATCACAACCCCATTGACGCTTAGGCTGTCATAGCCGTTGTCGAAGGTGTCATTTAAAAACACATTGCCCGCAGAGGTTTCGGTTTCTGTCACATCTACAATGTCATTGACTGCGGAATTGGGATTGGCGGGCATAAAGTGTTCCTCAAATTTGATGGAGTTACTTTTGGGATCAGAGGTGCGGCGTGTAAACCCTTTGTGCTCTGAT containing:
- a CDS encoding SDR family NAD(P)-dependent oxidoreductase, whose protein sequence is MKTVLITGAAGGVGLALAKSFASQGHALVLTDRNAAALAATAAKVGSKTEQIIADLRDASDLQRLGARIESPEAPIDILVNNAGIIVPGPVGTLDADLMRAHIDVNMTAPMLLSAAAARAMKQRRSGYIFSIMSMAAMGPMKDSAAYSASKFGLRGFMASLSLELHPYGVGVGGVFPSAIDTPMLAAEMASPDGSPLNFVGNAKPMPPHDVAAAVMKAMEKGRLETCLPASDGFFGGVLMLFPSLLRPVLSYLEKGGQKKKQAYLQGLQTK
- a CDS encoding TetR/AcrR family transcriptional regulator; amino-acid sequence: MSDTPIEVRKRPVQARSKARVEAILDAARDIISEIGSDGMKMSVLAHRAGVPIGTVYQFFPNKSAVIYTLVTDIMQQMHTALQAQMEGIQSLDDASGRIDQMVRGYYQFLKDEPVMRDILGSTQGDKKLQALDQEDSRTNGAMMFEHMKPFVSQQDHKRLKVVLFLNAHLTGSLTRLAVTEDAEMAETLLQIFVKRLQDDLLSFKQV
- a CDS encoding TetR/AcrR family transcriptional regulator, giving the protein MAKDTKTNLLDSAEQAARTRGFDGFSYADLAADVGITKASIHHHFSNKATLAVALMQRYYSDLETACAEIDQDQTTGAARLEALVLRYRGALDDGQSLCLCVSFSTSIQSLSAETIAEMNRFRSMMIDWLAKTFAQGKDDGTIKDVADPMAEAAATLPLLEGAQLAARVAQNTERFDTAMHVLSTRLYT
- a CDS encoding flavin-containing monooxygenase, with product MTNVVNNRACIVGAGPGGLALARAFKNLGIAFDVFERHSEVGGVWDLENPGTPMYDSAHFISSKTHSYFSDFPMPDHYPDYPSNRQIFDYMKNFARHYNLYDHITFNTEVTQTTFANEMWNVTLAHGETRQYRWMVCVSGTTWHPKMPAWASQTDAFDGEVRHANSFRHMDEFRGKRVLVVGAGNSGCDIACDAAVAGDAAFISVRRGYHFVPKHIMGKPADVFGDEGPHMPMWLAQRVFGGLLRFLNGDIRRFGLPKPDHKIFESHPIVNSQVLHYLGHGDLLAKGDVERLDGKEVVFKDGSREAVDIVLCATGYEWKVPYVDPAAFSWKGDRPDNYLHMFSRANKQLFGLGFTETNGGIYKLFDGMADLIARNIRAQRDTPSEWQKLSARIQDHTPDLTGGVKYVESDRHATYANIDALKREYKSLRKHMGWQDPQDGYFNSPATRAAASVLEAAE